A stretch of the Streptomyces venezuelae genome encodes the following:
- a CDS encoding UDP-N-acetylmuramoyl-tripeptide--D-alanyl-D-alanine ligase, producing MIALSLAEIADITGGQLHDIPDPSARVTGPVVYDSREVESGSLFAAFLGERVDGHDFADRAIAAGATAVLATRPVGVPAIVVPDVVAALGALAGAVVARIGTDVVALTGSAGKTSTKDLIAQVLQHHAPTVWTPGNLNNEIGLPITTLRATEETRHLVLEMGARGIGHIAYLTGLTPPRIGLVLNVGTAHIGEFGGREAIAQAKGELVEALPAEADGGVAVLNADDLLVRAMSARTKARTVLFGEAEDADIRATDVRMTPLGQPSFTLHTPSGCSDVTLRLYGEHHVSNALAAAAVAHVLGMSTAEIATALSGAGTLSRWRMEVTERADGVTVVNDAYNANPESMRAALRALAAMGGAAQERGGRTWAVLGPMAELGDDSLAEHDAVGRLVVRLNVSKLVAVGGREASWLQLGAYNEGSWGEESVLVSDAQAAVDLLRSELRPGDVVLVKASRSAGLERVAQALLDSDGEVAAR from the coding sequence GTGATCGCCCTCTCCCTCGCCGAGATCGCCGACATCACCGGCGGGCAGCTCCACGACATACCGGATCCGTCCGCCCGGGTGACCGGACCCGTGGTCTACGACTCCCGGGAGGTCGAGTCCGGCAGCCTCTTCGCCGCCTTCCTCGGCGAACGGGTCGACGGCCACGACTTCGCCGACCGGGCGATCGCCGCCGGCGCCACCGCCGTGCTGGCCACCCGCCCCGTCGGAGTGCCCGCCATCGTCGTCCCCGACGTGGTCGCCGCCCTCGGCGCCCTGGCCGGCGCGGTCGTCGCCCGGATCGGCACCGATGTGGTCGCCCTGACCGGTTCGGCCGGCAAGACCTCCACCAAGGACCTCATCGCCCAGGTCCTCCAGCACCACGCACCCACCGTGTGGACCCCGGGGAACCTCAACAACGAGATCGGCCTGCCGATCACGACGCTGCGGGCCACCGAGGAGACCCGGCACCTGGTCCTGGAGATGGGCGCCCGCGGAATCGGACACATCGCCTACCTGACCGGGCTCACCCCGCCCCGGATCGGCCTGGTCCTGAACGTCGGCACCGCCCACATCGGCGAGTTCGGCGGCCGTGAGGCCATCGCCCAGGCCAAGGGCGAGCTGGTCGAGGCCCTGCCGGCCGAGGCCGACGGCGGCGTGGCCGTGCTCAACGCCGACGACCTGCTGGTGCGCGCCATGTCCGCGCGCACCAAGGCCCGTACCGTCCTCTTCGGCGAGGCCGAAGACGCCGACATCCGGGCCACTGATGTCCGGATGACCCCCCTGGGACAGCCTTCCTTCACACTGCACACACCCTCCGGGTGCAGCGATGTGACCTTGCGGCTGTACGGTGAGCACCACGTGTCGAACGCGCTCGCCGCAGCCGCCGTCGCCCATGTGCTGGGCATGTCCACCGCCGAGATCGCCACCGCGCTCTCCGGCGCGGGCACGCTCTCCCGGTGGCGGATGGAGGTCACCGAGCGGGCGGACGGCGTGACGGTCGTCAACGACGCCTACAACGCGAACCCCGAGTCCATGCGGGCCGCACTGCGCGCACTTGCCGCGATGGGCGGAGCCGCCCAGGAGCGCGGGGGGCGCACGTGGGCGGTGCTCGGCCCGATGGCCGAGCTCGGTGACGACTCGCTCGCCGAGCACGACGCGGTCGGACGACTTGTCGTCCGGCTCAACGTGAGCAAGCTCGTCGCAGTTGGGGGCAGGGAAGCGTCCTGGCTGCAACTGGGCGCATATAACGAGGGTTCGTGGGGTGAGGAGTCGGTGCTCGTGTCCGACGCGCAGGCGGCGGTCGACCTGTTGCGCAGTGAACTGCGCCCGGGAGACGTCGTGCTGGTGAAGGCATCCAGGTCCGCAGGGCTGGAGCGGGTCGCGCAGGCGCTGCTCGACAGCGATGGTGAGGTTGCCGCCCGATGA
- the mraY gene encoding phospho-N-acetylmuramoyl-pentapeptide-transferase: protein MRQILFAGVIGMFLTVVGTPLLIKLLARKGYGQFIRDDGPRGHAGKKGTPTMGGISFILATLVAYALTKVITGSEPTFSGLLVLFLMAGMGLVGYLDDYIKIVKRRSLGLRAKAKMSGQLIVGIAFAVLALQFKDSRGLAPASTKLSFVTDFGWSIGPVLFVVWALFMILAMSNGVNLTDGLDGLATGAAVMVFGAYTFIGVWQYQEACANAETLTNPAACFEVRDPLDLAVVASALMGACFGFLWWNTSPAKIFMGDTGSLALGGALAGLAICSRTELLVALLGGLFVLITMSVVIQVGSFRLTGKRVFRMAPLQHHFELKGWSEVLVVVRFWIIQGMCVIVGLGLFYAGWAADK, encoded by the coding sequence ATGAGGCAGATCCTGTTCGCGGGTGTCATCGGTATGTTCCTCACCGTCGTCGGCACCCCGCTGCTGATCAAGCTGCTGGCCCGCAAGGGCTACGGCCAGTTCATCCGGGACGACGGCCCGCGCGGCCACGCGGGGAAGAAGGGCACGCCCACCATGGGCGGTATCTCCTTCATCCTGGCCACGCTCGTCGCGTACGCCCTGACGAAGGTCATCACCGGCAGTGAGCCGACCTTCTCGGGCCTGCTGGTGCTGTTCCTGATGGCGGGCATGGGCCTGGTCGGCTACCTGGACGACTACATCAAGATCGTCAAGCGGCGGTCGCTCGGTCTGAGGGCCAAGGCCAAGATGTCCGGCCAGCTGATCGTCGGCATCGCCTTCGCCGTGCTCGCACTCCAGTTCAAGGACTCGCGCGGGCTCGCCCCGGCCTCCACCAAGCTGTCCTTCGTCACCGACTTCGGCTGGTCGATCGGCCCGGTGCTGTTCGTCGTCTGGGCGCTGTTCATGATCCTGGCGATGTCCAACGGCGTGAACCTCACCGACGGTCTGGACGGCCTGGCCACCGGCGCCGCCGTGATGGTCTTCGGCGCGTACACCTTCATCGGCGTCTGGCAGTACCAGGAGGCCTGCGCCAACGCGGAGACCCTGACCAACCCGGCCGCCTGCTTCGAGGTCCGCGACCCGCTCGACCTCGCCGTGGTCGCCTCCGCCCTGATGGGCGCCTGCTTCGGCTTCCTGTGGTGGAACACCTCGCCCGCCAAGATCTTCATGGGTGACACCGGATCGCTGGCGCTCGGCGGTGCCCTCGCGGGCCTCGCCATCTGCTCCCGCACCGAGCTGCTGGTCGCCCTGCTCGGCGGCCTCTTCGTCCTCATCACCATGTCCGTGGTGATCCAGGTCGGTTCCTTCCGGCTCACCGGGAAGCGGGTCTTCCGGATGGCCCCGCTCCAGCACCACTTCGAACTCAAGGGGTGGTCCGAAGTCCTTGTGGTGGTCCGGTTCTGGATCATCCAGGGCATGTGCGTGATCGTGGGTCTGGGTCTCTTCTACGCCGGATGGGCAGCCGACAAGTGA
- the murD gene encoding UDP-N-acetylmuramoyl-L-alanine--D-glutamate ligase, which yields MGSRQVSNAQQHPAVGSAAGTAALAAVLGADVLERYGLPRRITVAGLGVSGISAARALAGLGASVTVVDNGDGDAHRAKAAELAELGIGARLGQLPDGARAGETLPEGTELVVTSPGWSPDSPLFAAAAAAGIDVVGDVEIAWRLRDAGVALRAARATAQDRPAPAAAGHRPAEWLAITGTNGKTTTTQMLASMLRAAGLRTAAVGNIGTPIIDVVLGEQEYDVLAVELSSYQLHWAPSLRAHSAAVLNLAPDHLDWHGTMEAYAADKGRIYEGNTVACVYNVADPRTEQLVEEADVVEGCRAIGFTLGAPGPSMLGVVDGILVDRAFVQNRQKNAQELAEVADVNPPAPHNIANALAAAALARAFGVEPRAVRDGLRDFRPDAHRIAYVAEVGGVTYIDDSKATNTHAAEASLAAYEPIVWIAGGLAKGATFDELVQSSAKRLRGVVLIGADRALIRDALARHAPDVPVVDLDRTDTEAMLAAVREAARLAEPGDTVLLAPACASMDMFANYSRRGDAFADAVRELAAGQSA from the coding sequence ATGGGCAGCCGACAAGTGAGCAATGCGCAGCAGCACCCCGCGGTCGGGTCCGCCGCCGGAACCGCGGCCCTGGCCGCCGTCCTCGGCGCCGACGTGCTCGAGCGGTACGGGCTGCCGCGCCGCATCACCGTCGCCGGGCTCGGGGTGAGCGGCATCAGCGCCGCCCGTGCCCTGGCCGGGCTCGGCGCGAGCGTCACGGTCGTCGACAACGGCGACGGTGACGCCCACCGGGCCAAGGCCGCCGAGCTGGCCGAGCTGGGCATCGGAGCCCGGCTCGGGCAGCTGCCCGACGGCGCCCGCGCCGGGGAGACCCTCCCCGAGGGCACCGAGCTGGTCGTCACCTCGCCGGGCTGGAGCCCGGACAGCCCGCTGTTCGCCGCGGCAGCCGCGGCCGGCATCGACGTCGTGGGCGACGTCGAGATCGCCTGGCGTCTCCGCGACGCGGGCGTCGCACTCCGCGCCGCCCGCGCCACCGCGCAGGACCGGCCCGCACCGGCCGCGGCCGGCCACCGGCCGGCCGAGTGGCTGGCCATCACCGGCACCAACGGCAAGACCACCACCACCCAGATGCTGGCCTCGATGCTGCGCGCCGCCGGCCTGCGCACCGCGGCCGTCGGCAACATCGGCACCCCCATCATCGACGTGGTGCTCGGCGAGCAGGAGTACGACGTGCTCGCCGTGGAGCTCTCCAGCTACCAGCTGCACTGGGCCCCCAGCCTGCGCGCCCACTCCGCGGCCGTGCTCAACCTGGCCCCCGACCACCTCGACTGGCACGGCACCATGGAGGCGTACGCCGCCGACAAGGGCCGCATCTACGAGGGCAACACGGTGGCCTGCGTCTACAACGTGGCCGATCCGCGCACCGAGCAGCTGGTCGAGGAAGCGGACGTGGTCGAGGGCTGCCGCGCCATCGGCTTCACCCTCGGTGCCCCCGGCCCCTCCATGCTCGGTGTGGTCGACGGCATCCTCGTCGACCGCGCCTTCGTGCAGAACCGGCAGAAGAACGCCCAGGAGCTCGCCGAGGTCGCGGACGTCAACCCGCCCGCCCCGCACAACATCGCCAACGCCCTGGCCGCGGCGGCCCTGGCCCGCGCCTTCGGCGTGGAGCCGCGCGCGGTCCGTGACGGGCTGCGCGACTTCCGCCCGGACGCGCACCGGATCGCCTACGTGGCCGAGGTCGGCGGGGTCACGTACATCGACGACTCCAAGGCGACCAACACGCACGCCGCCGAGGCCTCGCTGGCCGCCTACGAGCCGATCGTCTGGATCGCCGGCGGCCTCGCCAAGGGCGCCACCTTCGACGAGCTGGTGCAGTCCTCGGCGAAGCGGCTGCGCGGGGTGGTGCTGATCGGCGCCGACCGGGCGCTGATCCGGGACGCGCTGGCGCGACACGCCCCCGATGTGCCGGTCGTCGACCTCGACCGGACCGACACTGAGGCGATGCTGGCAGCGGTCCGGGAAGCGGCCCGGCTCGCCGAGCCGGGCGACACCGTCCTGCTGGCACCTGCCTGTGCGTCGATGGACATGTTCGCCAACTACAGCAGGCGTGGGGACGCGTTCGCCGACGCGGTGCGCGAACTGGCCGCGGGGCAGAGCGCCTAG
- the ftsW gene encoding putative lipid II flippase FtsW — protein sequence MPAKQMLPGRRPSAPRAPLRKRPVVGAKRPGGRGPLAGFRRTYRQLRRTWDRPLTAYYLIFGSALLITGLGLVMVYSASMIKALQLGLSPSYFFQKQFLAAAIGTGLLLAASRMPVKLHRALAYPVLAATLFLMVLVQIPGIGVSIQGNQNWISLGGPFMLQPSEFGKLALILWGADLLARKGDKDLLTQWKHLLVPLVPVAFLLLGLIMLGGDMGTAMILCAILFGLLWLAGAPTRLFAGVLAIAVAIGAVLIKTAPHRMERLSCIGATDLGPKGECWQAVHGIFALASGGWFGSGLGASVEKWGELPEAHNDFIFAITGEELGLAGTLSVLGLFAALGYAGIRVAGRTEDSFVRYAAGGVTTWITAQAVINIGAVLGLLPIAGVPLPLFSYGGSALLPTMFAVGLLIAFAREEPAARAALAMRQPKSGWKRSGPIWKSMRRRVKRRPSGER from the coding sequence ATGCCGGCCAAGCAGATGCTGCCGGGGCGGCGGCCCAGTGCCCCCAGGGCACCGCTTCGCAAACGGCCCGTGGTGGGCGCCAAGAGGCCTGGCGGGCGTGGGCCCTTGGCCGGGTTCCGGCGCACCTACCGTCAGCTGCGCCGGACATGGGACCGGCCACTCACTGCGTATTACCTGATTTTCGGAAGTGCGCTGCTCATCACCGGACTCGGCCTGGTGATGGTCTACAGCGCCTCCATGATCAAGGCGCTCCAGCTCGGCCTGTCCCCCTCGTACTTCTTCCAGAAGCAGTTCCTCGCTGCCGCGATCGGCACCGGGCTGCTGCTGGCCGCCTCCCGGATGCCGGTGAAACTGCACCGGGCGCTGGCCTATCCGGTGCTGGCCGCCACCTTGTTCCTGATGGTCCTGGTCCAGATCCCCGGGATAGGGGTCTCCATCCAGGGCAACCAGAACTGGATCTCGCTCGGCGGCCCCTTCATGCTCCAGCCCAGCGAGTTCGGCAAGCTGGCCCTGATCCTCTGGGGCGCCGACCTGCTGGCCCGCAAGGGCGACAAGGACCTGCTGACCCAGTGGAAGCACCTGCTGGTCCCGCTGGTGCCGGTGGCTTTCCTGCTGCTCGGACTCATCATGCTGGGCGGGGACATGGGCACCGCGATGATCCTGTGCGCCATCCTGTTCGGCCTGCTCTGGCTGGCGGGCGCCCCGACCCGGCTGTTCGCCGGGGTCCTGGCGATCGCCGTGGCCATCGGCGCCGTGCTCATCAAGACCGCCCCGCACCGGATGGAGCGACTGTCCTGCATCGGCGCCACCGATCTGGGCCCCAAAGGTGAATGCTGGCAGGCGGTCCACGGAATTTTCGCCCTCGCCTCCGGCGGATGGTTCGGTTCCGGCCTCGGCGCCAGTGTGGAAAAATGGGGAGAACTACCCGAAGCGCACAACGACTTCATCTTTGCCATCACCGGGGAGGAACTGGGACTGGCAGGGACGCTGTCGGTCCTGGGCCTGTTCGCGGCTCTAGGCTATGCAGGTATCCGCGTGGCCGGACGCACGGAGGACAGCTTCGTGAGGTATGCCGCGGGAGGCGTGACCACCTGGATCACGGCCCAGGCCGTGATCAACATCGGTGCGGTGCTCGGTCTGCTGCCGATCGCCGGAGTCCCGCTCCCGCTGTTCTCCTACGGAGGGTCAGCCCTGCTGCCGACCATGTTCGCGGTCGGACTGCTCATCGCCTTCGCGCGTGAGGAGCCGGCCGCGCGCGCGGCGCTCGCAATGCGGCAGCCGAAGTCCGGCTGGAAGCGTTCCGGGCCGATTTGGAAGTCGATGAGACGGCGCGTCAAGAGGCGGCCGTCCGGAGAGCGGTGA
- the murG gene encoding undecaprenyldiphospho-muramoylpentapeptide beta-N-acetylglucosaminyltransferase: protein MHVVLAGGGTAGHIEPALALADALRRQDPTVGITALGTERGLETRLVPERGYELGLIPAVPLPRKPTPELITVPGRLRGTIKAAEEILTRTKADCVVGFGGYVALPGYLAAKRLGVPIIVHEANARPGLANKIGSRYAHAVAVSTPDSKLRNARYVGIPLRRTIATLDRSAVRPEARAAFGLDPNLPTLLVSGGSQGARRLNEVVQQVAPVLQRSGIQILHAVGPKNELPRVDNMPGMPPYIPVPYVDRMDLAYAAADMMLCRAGAMTVAELSAVGLPAAYVPLPIGNGEQRLNAQPVVKAGGGLLVDDAELTPQWVQNNVVPVLGDPHRLYEMSRAAAEFGRRDADELLVGMVYEAIAANRNR from the coding sequence GTGCATGTCGTACTCGCCGGTGGGGGGACCGCCGGCCACATCGAGCCCGCGCTTGCCCTCGCGGACGCCCTGCGCAGGCAGGACCCGACCGTGGGCATCACCGCCCTCGGAACGGAGCGCGGTCTCGAGACCCGTCTGGTGCCGGAGCGCGGCTACGAGCTGGGACTGATCCCCGCCGTTCCGCTGCCCCGCAAGCCCACTCCCGAGCTGATCACCGTCCCGGGCCGGCTGCGCGGCACCATCAAGGCCGCGGAGGAGATCCTCACCCGCACCAAGGCCGACTGCGTGGTCGGCTTCGGCGGCTACGTGGCCCTGCCCGGCTACCTCGCGGCCAAGCGGCTCGGTGTGCCGATCATCGTCCACGAGGCCAATGCCCGGCCCGGCCTGGCCAACAAGATCGGCTCCCGGTACGCCCACGCCGTCGCCGTCTCCACCCCCGACAGCAAGCTCCGCAACGCCCGCTACGTCGGCATCCCGCTGCGCCGGACCATCGCCACCCTGGACCGGTCCGCCGTCCGCCCCGAGGCCCGCGCCGCCTTCGGCCTCGACCCCAACCTGCCCACCCTCCTGGTCTCCGGCGGCTCTCAGGGCGCCCGCCGGCTCAACGAGGTGGTCCAGCAGGTCGCCCCGGTGCTGCAGCGCTCCGGGATCCAGATCCTGCACGCCGTCGGCCCGAAGAACGAATTGCCGCGCGTGGACAACATGCCCGGTATGCCGCCGTACATCCCGGTACCGTACGTGGACCGGATGGATCTCGCGTACGCCGCCGCCGACATGATGCTGTGCCGCGCGGGGGCGATGACCGTGGCCGAACTCTCCGCCGTCGGGCTGCCCGCCGCGTACGTCCCGCTGCCCATCGGCAACGGCGAACAGCGGCTCAACGCCCAGCCGGTGGTCAAGGCCGGCGGCGGTCTGCTGGTCGACGACGCCGAGCTGACCCCGCAGTGGGTGCAGAACAACGTCGTTCCGGTGCTCGGTGACCCGCACCGGCTGTACGAGATGTCCCGCGCCGCCGCCGAGTTCGGCCGCCGGGACGCCGACGAGCTGCTGGTCGGCATGGTGTACGAGGCGATCGCCGCCAACAGGAACCGCTGA
- a CDS encoding cell division protein FtsQ/DivIB has protein sequence MAGATTAERGNPGSGKSGRPPTSRKPPKLPWFSRPAKSSKAPKSPKPPRPAKSPKPAKGPGWKKFSRGPVAAALAAAVLLGGGGSWLLYGSDWLRVETVTATGTEVLTPRQVLDAAAVPVGAPLATVDTDEIESRLRARLPRIESVDVVRSWPDGIGLKVTERKPVLLIKKDAKFVEVDASGVRFDTVPNPPKGVPVLQLDAGRSPSLRRFDEERLLHEAVGIARALPEAVARETLRVSVGSYDSVVLELSRDRTVMWGSAEQGEAKARALTALLKAAPKADHFDVSAPTAPAVSGS, from the coding sequence GTGGCCGGAGCGACGACCGCCGAGCGCGGGAACCCCGGGTCCGGGAAGAGCGGCAGACCGCCCACCTCCCGCAAGCCCCCGAAACTCCCCTGGTTCTCGAGGCCGGCGAAGTCCTCCAAGGCCCCGAAGTCTCCGAAGCCCCCCCGGCCGGCGAAGTCCCCGAAGCCGGCGAAGGGTCCCGGCTGGAAGAAGTTCAGCCGGGGCCCGGTGGCGGCGGCACTCGCCGCGGCGGTGCTGCTCGGTGGCGGCGGCAGCTGGCTGCTGTACGGCTCCGACTGGCTCCGGGTGGAGACCGTCACCGCCACCGGCACCGAGGTGCTCACCCCCCGTCAGGTGCTGGACGCCGCCGCGGTTCCGGTCGGCGCCCCGTTGGCGACCGTGGACACCGACGAGATCGAGAGCCGGCTGCGCGCCCGGCTGCCCCGGATCGAATCGGTCGATGTGGTGCGTTCCTGGCCGGACGGAATCGGGCTGAAAGTGACGGAGCGCAAACCCGTCCTGCTCATCAAAAAGGACGCCAAGTTCGTCGAAGTGGACGCTTCGGGTGTGCGGTTCGACACGGTGCCGAACCCTCCCAAGGGCGTTCCGGTCCTGCAACTGGACGCCGGCCGGTCGCCGAGCCTGCGCCGCTTCGACGAGGAGCGGCTGCTGCACGAGGCGGTGGGCATCGCCCGGGCCCTGCCCGAGGCCGTGGCCAGGGAGACCCTGCGGGTCAGCGTCGGCTCGTACGATTCCGTGGTGCTGGAGTTGAGCCGGGACCGAACGGTCATGTGGGGCAGCGCCGAACAGGGTGAGGCGAAAGCCCGCGCGCTGACGGCTCTGCTGAAGGCCGCGCCCAAGGCTGACCACTTTGACGTGAGCGCCCCCACGGCCCCTGCGGTGTCCGGGAGTTGA
- the ftsZ gene encoding cell division protein FtsZ has product MAAPQNYLAVIKVIGVGGGGVNAINRMIEVGLKGVEFIAINTDAQALLMSDADVKLDVGRELTRGLGAGANPAVGRKAAEDHREEIEEVLKGADMVFVTAGEGGGTGTGGAPVVANIARSLGALTIGVVTRPFTFEGRRRANQAEDGIAELREEVDTLIVIPNDRLLSISDRQVSVLDAFKSADQVLLSGVQGITDLITTPGLINLDFADVKSVMSEAGSALMGIGSARGDDRAVAAAEMAISSPLLEASIDGARGVLLSISGGSDLGLFEINEAAQLVSEAAHPEANIIFGAVIDDALGDEVRVTVIAAGFDGGQPPARRDNVIGAASSKREEPAAPVRPAEPVRPSFGGLGTVTPREEPPAPVEAAPVNEDRQSSAATAPPVPSARPYQDSPAEELDVPDFLK; this is encoded by the coding sequence GTGGCAGCACCGCAGAACTACCTCGCAGTCATCAAGGTCATCGGTGTCGGCGGCGGTGGTGTCAATGCCATCAACCGAATGATCGAGGTCGGTCTCAAGGGCGTCGAGTTCATCGCCATCAACACGGACGCACAGGCGCTGTTGATGAGCGACGCCGACGTCAAGCTCGACGTCGGCCGGGAACTCACCCGGGGCCTCGGCGCCGGCGCCAACCCGGCAGTCGGTCGCAAGGCGGCAGAGGACCACCGTGAGGAGATCGAGGAGGTCCTCAAGGGGGCCGACATGGTCTTCGTCACCGCCGGCGAGGGCGGCGGCACCGGCACCGGCGGCGCACCCGTCGTCGCCAACATCGCGCGTTCGCTCGGCGCCCTGACGATCGGTGTGGTCACCCGGCCGTTCACCTTCGAGGGCCGGCGCCGTGCGAACCAGGCGGAGGACGGCATCGCCGAGCTCCGCGAAGAGGTCGACACCCTCATCGTCATCCCCAACGACCGCCTGCTGTCCATCTCGGACCGCCAGGTGAGCGTCCTCGACGCCTTCAAGTCGGCCGACCAGGTCCTGCTGAGCGGTGTGCAGGGCATCACCGACCTGATCACCACCCCGGGCCTGATCAACCTGGACTTCGCCGACGTCAAGTCCGTGATGTCCGAGGCCGGCTCGGCGCTCATGGGCATCGGCTCGGCCCGCGGCGACGACCGCGCCGTGGCCGCCGCCGAGATGGCGATCTCCTCGCCGCTGCTGGAGGCCTCCATCGACGGGGCGCGGGGCGTCCTGCTCTCCATCTCCGGTGGCTCGGACCTCGGCCTGTTCGAGATCAACGAGGCCGCCCAGCTGGTCAGCGAGGCCGCGCACCCCGAGGCGAACATCATCTTCGGTGCCGTCATCGACGACGCCCTCGGCGACGAGGTGCGGGTCACCGTCATCGCCGCCGGCTTCGACGGCGGCCAGCCGCCGGCCCGCCGGGACAATGTCATCGGCGCCGCCTCCAGCAAGCGCGAGGAGCCCGCGGCCCCGGTCCGCCCGGCCGAGCCGGTCCGGCCGTCCTTCGGCGGACTCGGCACGGTCACCCCGCGCGAGGAGCCCCCGGCCCCGGTCGAGGCGGCTCCGGTGAACGAGGACCGGCAGTCCTCCGCCGCCACCGCCCCGCCGGTTCCGTCGGCCCGCCCGTACCAGGACAGCCCGGCGGAGGAACTGGACGTTCCGGACTTCTTGAAGTGA
- the pgeF gene encoding peptidoglycan editing factor PgeF, producing the protein MTIGQHTESGAHFAFTDRWGGVSAVPYEELNLGGAVGDDPAAVRENRARAARELGLAPDRVVWMNQVHGRDVAVVDGPWGPEEEIPAVDAVVTARRGLALAVLTADCVPVLLADPVAGVVAAAHAGRPGLVAGVVPAAVEAMAALGADPARLLARTGPAVCGRCYEVPAAMRDEVAEVVPAARAETSWGTPAVDVVAGVHAQLVELGVVNAHRSPVCTLESRDHFSYRRDRVTGRLAGYVFLEADR; encoded by the coding sequence GTGACGATAGGGCAGCACACCGAGAGCGGCGCCCACTTCGCCTTCACCGACCGGTGGGGCGGGGTGAGCGCCGTTCCGTACGAGGAGCTCAACCTCGGCGGCGCGGTCGGCGACGACCCGGCCGCCGTACGGGAGAACCGGGCGCGGGCCGCCCGGGAACTGGGCCTGGCCCCGGACCGGGTGGTCTGGATGAACCAGGTGCACGGCCGGGACGTGGCCGTGGTGGACGGGCCCTGGGGTCCGGAGGAAGAGATTCCGGCCGTGGACGCGGTGGTGACCGCCCGTCGGGGCCTGGCCCTGGCGGTGCTCACCGCCGACTGCGTGCCGGTCCTGCTGGCCGACCCGGTCGCCGGAGTCGTGGCCGCCGCGCACGCGGGCCGGCCCGGGCTGGTGGCCGGGGTGGTGCCGGCCGCGGTCGAGGCGATGGCCGCGCTCGGCGCCGACCCCGCCCGGCTCCTCGCCCGTACCGGACCCGCCGTCTGCGGGCGCTGTTACGAGGTTCCGGCCGCGATGCGGGACGAGGTCGCCGAAGTGGTCCCGGCCGCCCGGGCCGAGACGAGCTGGGGAACCCCGGCCGTGGACGTGGTCGCCGGGGTGCACGCCCAGCTGGTGGAGCTGGGGGTGGTGAACGCCCACCGTTCCCCGGTCTGCACACTGGAGTCGCGGGACCACTTCTCGTACCGCCGCGACCGGGTGACCGGCCGCCTCGCCGGATATGTCTTCCTGGAAGCAGATCGATGA
- a CDS encoding YggS family pyridoxal phosphate-dependent enzyme has protein sequence MMDRKAELAANLARVEERILSACATAGRKREEVTLIVVTKTHPASDVRLLAELGVRHVAENRDQDAAPKAAACADLPLTWHFVGQLQTNKVRSVAEYAQVVQSVDRPRLVTALSAAAVKAGRELGCLVQIALDAESGEQGSRGGAAPDLLGELADLVAGAPGLRLDGLMTVAPLAGPYAGREQAAFERLMELSSGLRAAHPAATMVSAGMSADLEQAVAAGATHVRVGTAVLGARPRLG, from the coding sequence ATGATGGACCGTAAGGCCGAGCTCGCCGCCAACCTCGCGCGGGTGGAGGAACGTATCTTGTCCGCCTGCGCGACGGCCGGGCGGAAGCGGGAGGAGGTGACCCTCATCGTGGTCACCAAGACCCACCCCGCGAGCGACGTACGACTGCTGGCGGAGCTGGGTGTCCGTCATGTGGCGGAAAATCGCGACCAGGATGCGGCACCCAAGGCCGCCGCCTGCGCGGATCTGCCCCTCACCTGGCATTTCGTCGGCCAGTTGCAGACGAACAAAGTCCGCTCGGTGGCCGAATACGCACAGGTCGTGCAGTCCGTCGACCGACCCCGGCTGGTCACCGCGCTCTCCGCAGCGGCGGTGAAGGCCGGCCGGGAGCTGGGCTGCCTGGTGCAGATCGCCCTCGACGCCGAGTCGGGGGAGCAGGGCTCCCGGGGCGGCGCAGCCCCGGACCTGCTCGGGGAGTTGGCGGACCTGGTCGCCGGTGCACCCGGGCTGCGGCTCGACGGGCTGATGACGGTGGCCCCGCTGGCGGGGCCCTACGCGGGGCGCGAACAGGCCGCTTTCGAGCGGTTGATGGAATTGTCAAGCGGCCTGCGCGCCGCCCATCCGGCTGCGACCATGGTGTCGGCCGGGATGAGCGCAGACCTGGAACAGGCCGTGGCGGCCGGAGCGACACATGTACGCGTCGGCACCGCGGTACTCGGCGCGAGACCCCGGCTCGGGTAA